TGTTAGAGTAGAGTTACATTATTTAACATTAGTAATGTATTAATTATTGCAGAAGACTTTAATGTCCAGATGTTTCTACAAAGTTCTGCCTGTTATTTCTCCCCAGCGCTATTTCTGTACAGAGTTGGGCTCTGTCATAGATGGTGACATATGGGACTAATATCATGAGCTCTGTCTAAATTTAAATTGTGCACCCGAGATCTGATGCTGTGCAGTCTGTTAACTTTTCTTCATGTTTTTGTCGCTGGATCTTAAAGCTTAGCGACGGCAATACCGTGTATTGTAGAAAGAGCCAAGACTTGTTCTTCGTCCACAGTGACTCTTTATAAAGTGCAGCCTTTGCATCGATCTGGACTTTGCAACTTGTGGTTCTCCAGATGTTGTAAAACCACAACTCCTAGCatcacctttagggtatgtgcacacgttgcggattccccgCAGATTtagtggtttttatgcggatttcacctgcggattcctattgaggagcaggtgtaaaacgctgcggaatccgcacaaagaattgacatgctgcagaaaataaaccgtagcgtttctgcgtggtattttccgcagcatgggcacagcggatttggttttccataggtttacatggtattgtacaccgcgtggaaaactgctgtggatccgcagggccaaatctgcaacgtgtgcacatacccttagattggTCAGATGTTGGGACTTTAGGTACTTGCATACATACTAGGCCTTATACTAGACTGCTACCTGTTATTTATTGAAGACTCTTCAGCGGTCTCATTATCCTCACAGACAAGTAAATTAAGGAGATAAAATAGGGCAAATAGTCTTATCCTTCGGATTAATTGTAGTTTTTAACAAGGAGGTGCTCACCTGATGGCATAAAGCAAAAGCATGTGTgtatcagctgctgcagatccacgggccgcccacgcgaccttctcagagaggtttgtaaaggataatttgtggattaaATTCCACGCTGCCACAATGATTTATGTCTTTGTGGtaattttcctgatgaaggggtcagatagaccttgaaacgcgttgaataaaccaccagaattcttcaatatatctgaatttgtatcattgtggcagcacggatttaatccacaaattatcctttacaaATGTATCCTCACAGACAGGAGTACAATGACAGGGGACACCTCTTTACACagcagataacacaagatccaccatttacACAGATgatctcctctttctcctcctgtacaatgactgataacacctctatatacagtagataacacaagatccaccattcacaataggtgatgtcacagctcacctcctcctgtacaatgactgataacacctctatatacagtagataacacagaatccaccattcacaataggtgatgtcacagctcacctcctcctgtacaatgactgataacacctctatatacagtagataacacaggatcctccatttgcAAATGGTgaaatcacagctcacctgctccacCGCCCTTCTCAATGATTTTTCCTCTTATCGGAGCATGCTTAGATTAGAAGCTCAGAGGATTTCTATACAAACATTTGTCAGTCAGTTTTTCTGCTTATGTCCATGTCACTATCAAGAAGTAGAAAGCTTATAGGGATTGTCCAGGATTGAGATGAAGGTCTGCAGCCAGTCTATGAACTTGAATAGCCATCTTGCCTCTTCTCAGTCTTTCTGTCCTTGTAATCTGATGTCCGAGTACAATCTCCCCGGAGAGCTTGTGCTCATACATAGCAGCCAAACAGAGCTGGCAGATGTAAGGACCCCCCTATAAGTTATTGCCCACCCTACTGGCGATATCCATGGTACTTTTTACGCTCTTTCATTACATTATAATGACTTCAGAGAAGTCATTGAAAAGAAAATTCTGAATTGTTCCCCCGCTTTAATGGTGCATTTCCAAGCAGATAAACCAGGAGCACGTCCAAAAGTTGTACATAAGGTTTTCAAATCTGTGGGAGACCAATCATGTGCACAAAGATGACAAGAAATTGGAATCCAGAATCCGAAGAATCGCAGACTGCTTTGGCACGGGCAGGGTTGTTCTGCATCTTCGTACTATGCTAGAATTTCATTGTGAAAATCCGAGGAGATTTACCACCACGCTTACTGTTAGAGCCGGTGTGACGATATTGTTCATACCTCTGGATGCAAAGTCACCCCCAAAAAGCAAATGTTCCCATAGAGCCACGAGAGCTACCCTGGGTCAATATTCATTGAGCCCCATTGACTTTTATATGGGTTTTTGAGGTTTTGATCCTTTCGACAGCTAGATTAGCGTTGTCAcaagtgtgaacgtagctttagaCGGTATTAATATAATACTTTCTGTTCTTGGGATTGATTTTACTTTTTGACCTTCTCGGTTATATTTTGTAGGGCTTTGTACTTTAGGAGACGAGATTTTTCCGTCCTGTAAGGGCTGCATTGGTATTTAGGGAAAACggccaacaaaaaaaaataaaaaccagattGTCAGCAGATAGACATGATTGGCCAGAATTTCTGAAAGCCATCTGATTTGGAGAATTGTTCCTCGCTGGCTATAATCTTGTTGTCATGTCACATATCTTCCTTCTGTAATTGATGTGACAGGACTGGGCCCGGTCCCGCTCCCCGAGCTTGTGCTCACTTTCTTGTTGAGCCTCTCGCTGACATTGAAGATAAGACGGCGCTCGGGTGTCGCCTCTGCAGAAAGAATCAACCATAATTccgtcgaaaaaaaaaaaaatcagtttatcCATACTAATTTCTATATATGGATTTAAAAAATTCCATTATTTgagttgttgttttgttttttttttgttttttttttttcatgtttttttccttCCAGAACGAGAGAAGTGTCCTGATGGTTCACACAGCGGGGGGACGGTTTTTATTAATATTATAATTAAATGTGTTGGGAGCAGCGCCAAGATTTCAGCAAGCGGATCGCGCAGTGACCACTGTTGTTCAGTTCTAGAGTCCGAGCAAGAATTGACGTgacagttttttgtgtttttttttttttttttgtttgcttttttttacaggTTGTTATTGACGCCTTCAGATTAATCAATGCCAACATGATGGTTTTGGGACACGAACCAAGGCAAACCACTTCCAACCTTGGGCACTTGAACAAGCCGTCTATACAGGTAGGTCAACGAGAACAAAGGAGCGGTAAATTAGGCACGCCGCCGACGCAAATATGTATTCACACATGAGAGATCACTGTTGTCAACGTTTGCAtggaaatatataaaaaatgactaTTATTAGTCAACTTGTTGCAGTGCAATAGAGGTGTGGACTATGGATTGGCaccaaaaaaataaatgtaatagCATATAATGTCTGCCTAAACAGAAAAGTATACAAATTGCAATATTTACAAATTAAATTGATTATTCGTGACTTGTATATTGATGACTTGTGCTTAGAAGTTGACGTGAATTGTAAGCGAAGGTGCAGTACCAGAGTGTAGCCACTACACAGTATATGGCGCTGTGGTGCACCGGCTTCATACGCCGTTTACATCCGGCTGCAGACCGCTAATTGGTTGGGGTGGCGGATCCCATCCGATCTGATAATGATGGCCGAATAAATCGGACCACAATGCTCAGATTGGCCAACGACTCTCCCGACTCAAGcgtttcagctgcatagaaatatatgaggcTGTCACGCTTGGGTTGGGAGAACCGCCGGCCAGTCCGATCTCCGTCCAATTTATACAGCAGTCAATATAGAAGTCATGGATAATCCCTATGATTTAGAGGACTGGCCCACGTGGACATTTATCATCAATCCACCGGATAGTCTAGCACTCCTAGCTAGCGAGGGAGTAGCAGCGGATAGGTGGGGATGTCTAAAGCCCCCCATTAGTACACATTAGATGAATGTGAGTCAAGTGATGGGTCAGCCAACAGCTCTCCCATTTCCACCATACTCGGTGATGCTCAGCTCGGCAGCGCGTTCCTGTGTTCTCAATGAGAGCCGCTGACAGACAACGTAAGGATCTGCCACTGATATTCCGAAGACTGGATCCTTCTCTTCCTGCGCTCATCCGTCAGAGGAGAGTCGGGAGGCCCCATAGTGTCGCCTGCTATCGGCGGGTTCAGTTgagtttagtctaatgtgtatggaagcTTTGGGCTGCGTTCACACGTGACGGCAGtgttgcattttttattttattttttacctgaTCATAAAAAAAACTGCAATGtttgtgctgcatttttttgtgaAATCGTGGCAAAAACTATGCATTTCTTAACACAATTAGCCAGACCAAGCAGAGCTGCTGCAAAAAAAGTGACATTATGTTCTACATCTCCACCAGGTGTGAAGGCAGACACTCCAGCCCACCTCTTACTGTCATGTTTAGAGACCGGGCAATATGTTCTTGTATGGCTCTGATGCCTCAACACGAGTCTTGATGAAGGGTGCGATAGAGTAAGACGCCCCTAATTCATTAGAAGTGTTCCCATATCCAAGAACCTAACCCAATATCTAGTAGGTGTAATAGTAATATTAGCTATTGCCTCCAatgagaaatgtagtatagttcttctgattcactattttGGTTACCTCATGTGCAGTGCATTacagtagcttgggtatccatggttacgaccactaaggaCAAACTGTCACTATGAGTGGTCGCAACCATAGATACCTAAACTACCACAGTGCccaacatggggtaagcgacatggcaaatcagaagaactagtctacatttctaattggaagtatttgctaatggaataggatcttggagatgggaatgcgcCTCTTAGGGATTTTAGCTCCTCTTACGTTTTGATGGCTCTCTAGGCACCAATACTGTCAGGCACCTTTTTCTCAAGTCTCTGTAAATTGTGAATAAAGGTAACAAACTATTTGCTGTTTATTGTACCCCTATACCGGGCACAGCGACACCCCGCCTCTATTTTATCAATTGTTAACCCACTCCATTCCGTAACTGGTTACTTTACTGTCTCACATAGTGAAGATGACATTAGTTCAACCCCTTCCATTCCACCACCTAAGTGCCGCTTAAAGTTTATTTCTTCAATTCGTTAGCttccaaaataataattttatagCTGTGAAACAAAAATCCTTTTCTTGTGGCATTTACATTTTGCAATTGACGCAACTCCGAACTTCTGAGCTAGAGCTCCTGGGGTGCACACTGCCGAATTCATACCCATTCCCAGGTGGCATGCAGTGGTAACCATGAGATTTTCTAATTATCGCGAAAGATCACAGCTCTGACTAAAAGCCCTATATTTATCGCATGTATATAGCTATTGTATATTAGTTTAATGCCTCATTTGTTGGAAGTGTGGTCTTCAGGAGTACACCAGTCCCTGCCCGCTGTAGAGGCGCGCCCCTGATTGGCAGTTCTGGCCAGCAGCATGGGTGCGCCATCGGCCCTCAATCATGCGCTCTCCTGTGCTGCTAGCGAGATCTGTCCAACTTTAGAGCAGCGCTTACAATCTCTATATCACCGAGCTGTCCTCGCCTAGTACACCTGCCACCTCCTATAGGCTGCTGAAGaggccggtaacctaggcaacaagcaGTACACAATGAAACTAAAAATCCATCCTTGTGAGCGGAgatagatttttattttatttttttttacaaagtaaattgcaaagttctgattttttttttttttcccccaattttatCTATTTATCATGATGACAATAACCCTTTAATCAGCTGTCATTACCTCATAGCTGCTGAGTTATTGCACAGCCATAGAAAAAGGGTTAAGCATTTTCGGAAGAAAGTATATAGTCAAACACATAATTAACTACTATCCTTTTACATTGTCATAATCGCTGATCTCTAGAATATTCCGTAGTGTATAAAAATTATAAGTTCCCACATTACATCacagtatttattatttttattgtattttggaCATTTTCAGTATAGCAGAAAATTAAAATTAGGTAATCCTTTTCCTTAGTGGCCTAATAACACCTCCCCGCCGGAGCTGAAATCCTAAACCTGTGTTGTTGTAGATGGAGCCCATCGTCGGGGGATTTGTGGCTTTCACGCTATTGTTGAGGTCTGGCGATATCCCATTTATTTTTTGGAAGTTTGGagtccttgcaatttttttttttcattttttttcttcattttttaggaTTTGTTTTCTGCAATTTTCTTTCTTGCCATCACGTAGATGAAATGATTAGCATGAAGTGCCGTAGTCGGGCTCCATTCCCTGCGCTAGTTTCTATAAATGTAGTGTTTTTCTGCTTCGTCCTCATAAGAACAGATTGTCTTTACGCTTCTAAGTGAGGCCGGACAAGTCCATACTTGCTGCTTTCCAGAGAATACAATACACCGGACCCTTTAGCCACAGATAATGACCTTCAGCGTAAACATTTCGCTCCTTCATTATCTTTCAGAAGGGTTGAGACCGTTCTGCCCTTTTACCCTCGCACCTCAGGTTCTGCTAATTGAACATAACAAGCGCCTGCTTTCGCCATGTTAAAATAATTAGTCTTATTTCTTAGTTTTCATAATTGTGATCTCTAAAAGGCAGTAATTAGGCTGTAAAAGGTCTGCCGGAAAGTTATTTCCAGTTTTCTTTCTTTCCTCTCTCTCTTAGCGATATGTTTACTGTGCATTAATTTTATATAGATGTCTAGCAGGCAAATACCCAGAAACAAGAGAAAGTTTATTAGTAGTGTATGCTACAATCGTCATCTGTAGGGTTCAGGCTTAtggatcaggagctgagcctgctccatatcaTTTAGGCGCTGGCAGTGTTGTACAGCCAGAACCTGCCTCTGACTGCAGCAATTAGTTTCCATTCGCAGTTCTTTAACCACATAAATTTCAATATCGGCACCTAGAGGCTGGTGCTTGAGACTGAACCTCGTTAAGTGCTTCGTCATGCCCAAAGCACTTTACACATGAAATTTTAAAAATCACAAATTACTCGAATGTAGCAACAGATGGAAGATCTAAAAGTGTCAGGGATTTGGTTTCCAAAGATCTTCATGCTTATATATGAGGTTCGAGGGGGTTGATCTTCAGGAGTGATTCCCTCTTAAAGGGTTAATCTTAAAGTCGAATGAGTCTCAACAACCAAACAATTGAACTCTAGGAAAATgagattgtatgtatgtatgtatgtaacctTTTATCTGATGCTAGTTTGTTTTTCCGTAGGCTTTAATTCATGGTCTGAACAGACATTACTACTCTATAACCATTAACTACAGgaagaacgaactagaacagaaggtgAGTGTTCCTACTGCCGTTACTGTGTGTTATCTGGGTACGTGTTCATCCCGCTACAGAAAACCATGTGAAAAGTGCAGAGCGACGTGCGCTGCTTTATTCTAAGGGGTTGTGTCCCACGTTGCATTTATCTGAAATAATCCTATAAAAAGTCGTTGGATCACGTCCGGTAGGGTTTGCTGGTCCCGGACTCGCAGAATCGGAGTCTACATTTTTACTCTGCTTGGTAAATAAAATGAAAATCTGATCCTATAGAAATGAACGCCAAGAGGCCGATGTACACAGTATCTACTGCCGGCCATAAATCGGGGTCTGGACGTCTGACTTGTTCACGGTTGGTCTGTGAGCGCCGTCATGTAGACCAACAATTCTACAacgtaaagggttattcccaagatAATAAGTTATTCCCTATGCATAGGACAGGGGACAACTTGCTGAtctctgggacccccagtgatcCTGAGAACGAAGCTCCAGAACCCACCAGGCTTTGCAGCCccatcctgaatggagcagaggggTTTATGTTCACCCTCCACTGCCTTCATTGTGTATGGGACTGTCGGAAATGGCGCCCCGTCATCTGCACAGTGATGTGGTGTAAAATTAGTTGGTCATTTTGTGCTCATTTTGTCAGAATTAAAATTACTTCAACAACATTTTTGCTTTCTTTAGTGTTGTAAAggtatttgtttgtttttatgcAGATGCTGTTGAACTTGCACAAGAAAAGCTGGATGGAGGGGCTGACACTTCAAGACTACAGTGAACACTGTAAACTCAATGAGACGGTGGTGAAGGAGATGTTAGAGCTTGCCAAGAATTATAATAAGGTATCCGGTACTAATTTTAGGACTTTGTCCACCTAAGTACATATGGAAGCTTATATGGATCGCCTAGTCCATAAATAGGCCATCAATAGAGTTAGTACGGATCAATAAGCAGGACCCGATCCAGCAGACGGGTTATCGGTCTATGGCTGCTGTCAGATACTCTGTTATCTCATTCTGCAAGCAGCAATGTGCAGGGAAACGAACAGCCAACGCAAGCCAAACGGTGCAACAGTTTTAATGGAGCCCAATTTTAAgttaaaatatatgtatatatgtcctgGGAGGTGATCTATATTCTTTAAAGTACAATATTTACTCCCAACGGTCCAGTTCAGGGGTTGGTGGGAAACTTTACGTTCTCATTTAAATTGAAGTGGGTAAAATGGCGCGGTGTTCCTCTTCTTGGTCTGCGCTTCCACCCTCCTTCCTAAGGCCTGCTTTCCCCCCTTCTCAGCCTACGCTCCCCACCCCCCTCCCCATCCCTTCTCATCCTGCACTCTCCTACTCCCACCTTTCTCGACCTGCACTCTTTCTCCCTTCTCAGCCTGCGCTCTTCCCCACCCCCCTTCTCGGCCTTTGCTCTTTCACCCTCTCTTCTCGGCCTTCGCTCTTCCCCACCCCCCTTCTCGGCCTTCGCTCTTCCCCACCCCCCTTCTCGGCCTTCGCTCTTCCCCAACCCCCTCCTTGGCCTTCGCTCTTCCCCACCCCCCTTCTCGGCCTGCGCTCTTCCCTCATCCCCCTTCTCTGCCTGTGCTCTTCCCTCATTCCCTTCTCTGCCTGCGCTCTTCCCTCATCCCCTTCTCTGCCTGCGCTCTTCCCTCATCCCCTTCTCTGCCTGTGCTCTTCCCTCATCCCCTTCTCTGCCTGCGCTCTTCCCCCACCCCCTTCTCGGCCTGTGCTCTTCCCCCACCCCCTTCTCGGCCTGCGCTCTTCCCCCACCCCCCTTATCGGCCTGTGCTCTTCCCCCCCACCCACCTTCTGCCTGTGCTCTTCCCTCATCCCCTTCTCTGCCTGGGCTCTTCCCCCACCCCCCCCTTCTCGGCCTGTGCTCTTCCCCCACCCCCCCTTCTCGGCCTGTGCTCTTCCCCCACCCCCCTTCTCGGCCTGCGCTCTTCCCCCACCCCCCCTTCTCGGCCTGTGCTCTTCCCCCACCCCCTTCTCGGCCTGCGCTCTTCCCCCACCCCCCTTATCGGCCTGTGCTCTTCCCCACCCCCCTTCTGCCTGTGCTCTTCCCTCATCCCCTTCTCTGCCTGGGCTCTTCCCTCATCCCCTTCTCTGCCTGGGCTCTTCCCTCATCCCCTTCTCTGCCTGGGCTCTTCCCTCATCCCCTTCTCGGCCTgcgctcttccccccccccccccccccccacccccttctGTCTGTACTCCCCCTCTCGGTTTGCTTATTAATCCCATTTATATATATCAGCCGAGTGTTTGGGGTCTCCTGCGGTGGTCTCTGATCAGTATGTGCGCCTGTAGCATGTGTTGTCACTTCAGTCCTTGTTTTCTAATGTGGCTGCTGCCAGTGGATGGGATTGGGGGTCCGGCATGGCATTCAGACGCTTTCCATGTAGCTTTTGAGAGACATGAAGGTGACATCTCTTTTTTATGCTTTCATTGTCTGTCTGCATTAGGCGGGAggaaaatttttctttatttttttctgcaatttgaTAGGTGCACATTTTGTTAATTGAAAGCTTGTAGAAATCCAGAGGAAGGAACACAACGTTCATATTTATTTTGCGGCTATAGATAAATGTAACGATATGGAGAGAAACGTACTATGCATTTACAGAAGAACGCTGATGTGtgttgtgtttttatttattttttttttacatccatcaTTTCATATTGTAACATTTCTACTTGTCTGTAACTGTGAACTTGGCTACGTCTTGAAGTGAGAGGTTGGAAACCTTCTAGGTTTTATTTTCCGATCAGAATCGCCTTAGAGGTGGTCTCATGACTGACATTACTGGTCTATGCAGGGGATGTGGATCCCAATTCTAGGACCGCTTCCTATTTCCACAATGAGGGTTCACCCCAAGGAGTGTGACCGCTCAGATACCCATGTGAAGCCGGTGGGCCGCTTGCTGTAGCACACCTCTCCTAtcactattttcattttttttttttttttttaagctttgcaaataatTTTCCCCACTTGTTTTCAGGCTGTGGAAGAGGAAGATAAGATGACCCCCGAGCAGCTTGCCATTAAAAACGTTGGCAAACAGGTAGGTGACCTCTGTACGCCACCACGGGAAGCGTAAGATTAATAGTGGCAGTGAAGTTTTTTTTCAGCTCCATCTCCAGCTTGTTACCAATTTTAGGGGGGTTGTGAATAGGGTTTCTCTTGAATGAAGTGTTAAACTACTTTCTAATTTTCTCTCAGTTCCCCGTTATTTTCAGGATTTGATTATCCGTGAATGGAAAAATTATTTACATTCATAGTGAAAACTGTAGAATCCGAGACCGACACGCACGTCTGCAGCCTGACACAATCTTTCAGTGCATGGAAGGACGATCCGTCTGCGATTGTTGTATTTAGATCACGCAGGATTGCCCATACTAATGCCAATCTGCAGATCTGTAAAGATTTACAGACGGAATGTAAAAATAAACATTTCTATTCAATGACAACCAGCAGATTTTATATGCTGTGATCAATAAAGCCACCAGTGCTAGGGAAACTGTTTGTTATGGTTTGGGGGAGGGAGGTATgatgctgcagtttttgtgctgtaGTCTATGTAATAGATGCTGTAAGACGGTAGAGGGTGCAGGAAGGGTATGATGCTGCAGTTTCCATGCTGTATCCTATGTATTAGATGCTGTGAAGAGGGTAGAGAGCACAGGAGGGGTATGATGCTGCAGTTTCCGTACTGTAGCCTATGTATTAGATGCTGTAAGACGGTAGAGGGCACAGGAGGGGTATGATGCTGCAGTTTCCATGCTGTAGCCTATGTATTAGATGCCGTGAAGAGGGTAGAGAGCACAGGAGGGGTATGATGCTGCGGTTTCTGCACTGTAGCCTATGTATTAGATGCTGTAAGATGGTAAAAAGGCACAGGAGGGGTATGATGCTGCAGTTTCCATGCTGTAACCTATGTATTAGATGCTGTAAGATGGTAGAGGGCACAGGAGGGGTATGATGCTGCAGTTTCCGTACTGTAGCCTATGTATTAGATGCTGTAAGACGGTAGAGGGCGCAGGAAGGGTATGATGCTGCAGTTTCCATGCTGTATCCTATGTATTAGATGCTGTGAAGAGGGTAGAGAGCACAGGAGGGGTATGATGCTGCAGTTTCCATGCTGTAACCTATGTATTAGATGCTGTAAGATGGTAGAGGGCACAGGAGGGGTATGATGCTGCAGTTTCCGTACTGTAGCCTATGTATTAGATGCTGTAAGATGGTAGAGGGCACAGGAGAGGGGTATGATGCTGCAGTTTCCATGCCGTAGCctatatattatattctatgagagagtAGAGGGCACAGGAGGGGTATGATGCTGCAGTTTCCATGCTGTAGCctatgcattatattctatgagtagAGGGCACAGGAGGGGTATGATGCTGCAGTTTGAGAGGGTAGAAGGGGCAGACATCGAAAACAAAAGGTTGCTACAAAAAAATGGAATCTATGACACTTTTTAACTTCTGTTGACACCATTTTGCTTTTTCCAAGCCCTTGAGTTGATTAGCTTTGTAGTCAACATCACCATTTTCTGTAATTAGATGACCCGTTTAGTTTGATACAGACATCTAAATGCAAACTTAAAGTGAACTTTTACTTTCGCAAAACTTTGAGACCTCTTAAGAGACTTGTCAAAAGTTTGGATTGTTGGGTGTCCTAGTTCTTAAACCCCCACTGATCATTAACATGATGGAATAGAAACACTTGTCTTCATCTAGGTTCTCAGACTCTGTTGTGCAGCCATCTTCTGCCCCTTTAAGCAATCACTGGGAGCTCAGCACCTGGAGCCCAGCCAATCTGAATTTGATATGCCAAAAGTTACATGCACCATGTTGACTATATTTTTCTCTTTCAACTCTCAGGATCCCAAACGTCACTTGGAGGAACATGTGGATGTTCTTATGACCTCAAACATCATCCAGTGTTTAGCAGCCATGTTGGACACAGTCGTATTTAAATAGCGGATTCGTGAAGCGCGCATCTTTTGTTTTGCTTAAGTTGTTTATGTATGGAGACCGCAGTCGGCCTTCCAGACGGTCACGTTCCTTCATAATACTTTGTATCTGTTGCAATCAGGTTCATTTCTGAGGTTGGTTTTGATATATTTCCTGACGTTGACTCTTTTATTATGAAATGAACCTATTCTGGTGAAATTCTCTGTACATAACGGGGTTATATGGACACGAATCAGGCATGCATCCGGAGCCGCTGGAATTAACGCTCGTTCTGTACCAGTTATCAACTGTTTCACCTTGGTCAAAGACATCCAAGAACATGAACTGCAGCCTCAGATGGGGACATCTGGCACTGGTGATGACCTGGGAGCAGCACAGTAACACCTCCCCAACTCCCCGCATAATTACTTCTACTGCTAAATGTCAGGGACGTTACAGACTACAAATTTCTTTAAACATTCTTGTATTAAGTCTGCATTTAATATTTGGGAAATCCATGCTGCTACTGTCGCTGCATAATAAAAATACATTTACACCTTTCCAGTTCCTTGTATTTTTTGTAAAACATGTCTTAAGGGTTTTCCAGGTTTTTGTAAAATAAGCTAAGAAATTATTTTTCTTTCATTACTTAAGCAGAGTATCTGTTACGGTTGCGACCGCGCCGATGCCTCCACGTCGCCAAACCATGATGACGTGGACGAGCGTCCCAAATGGGAacgcaatgtggacccactggaccacagagtatcctggacctacccagactagggaagggcagtgagcagggtCTATGGCAGCTGAGCAGATGGCAAtgtgcagaactagattacaccgcacaacttcaggtatgacataaacaaaacataatgtcaggatcccgattctacacatcagagtagggtacacgtctcaggataacagacgaaggcaggaggacatcacgagTTGATGCAATCCTGGGTTATCTGGCACAGGCATACTAGGACGGCCTCACTCTCAGACCTCAGGCGCAGcactggctcagcaggagaacatcagacaccgacctcagCAGACGGATTTCAGacgatggcaggggtcatcacgggttgatgcagtccagggccaTCTGGCACGAGcttactaggatggcctctctcagGCCTTGggtgtagcacaggctcagcaggagaacatctgaCACCGATCCAGG
The nucleotide sequence above comes from Ranitomeya imitator isolate aRanImi1 chromosome 7, aRanImi1.pri, whole genome shotgun sequence. Encoded proteins:
- the PSMD14 gene encoding 26S proteasome non-ATPase regulatory subunit 14, with protein sequence MDRLLRLGGGMPGLGQGPPTDAPAVDTAEQVYISSLALLKMLKHGRAGVPMEVMGLMLGEFVDDYTVRVIDVFAMPQSGTGVSVEAVDPVFQAKMLDMLKQTGRPEMVVGWYHSHPGFGCWLSGVDINTQQSFEALSERAVAVVVDPIQSVKGKVVIDAFRLINANMMVLGHEPRQTTSNLGHLNKPSIQALIHGLNRHYYSITINYRKNELEQKMLLNLHKKSWMEGLTLQDYSEHCKLNETVVKEMLELAKNYNKAVEEEDKMTPEQLAIKNVGKQDPKRHLEEHVDVLMTSNIIQCLAAMLDTVVFK